The Periplaneta americana isolate PAMFEO1 chromosome 9, P.americana_PAMFEO1_priV1, whole genome shotgun sequence genome contains a region encoding:
- the Prp6 gene encoding pre-mRNA-processing factor 6 has product MAVPPAALVNRNKKHFMGVPAPLGYVAGVGRGATGFTTRSDIGPARDANDVSDDRHAPPSKRKKGHQKEEEEDDDEDLNDSNYDEFSGYGGSLFSKDPYDKDDEEADAIYEAIDKRMDEKRKEYREKRLKEELERYRQERPKIQQQFSDLKRGLVTVTEDEWRNVPEVGDARNRKVRNPRSEKFTPLPDSVLARNLGGETATTIDPASGLASAFPSGTATGMLTPTGDLDLCKIGQARNTLMNVKLSQVSDSVEGQTVVDPKGYLTDLQSMIPTYGGDINDIKKARLLLKSVRETNPNHPPAWIASARLEEVTGKVQAARNLIMKGCEVNPKSEDLWLEAARLQPPDTARAVIAQAVRHIPTSVRIWIKAADLEQETKAKRRVYRKALEHIPNSVRLWKAAVELEDPEDARILLSRAVECCPTSVDLWLALARLETYENARKVLNKARENIPTDRQIWTTAAKLEEANGNNHMVDKIIERAITSLTSNGVEINREHWFKEAIEAEKSGSVHCCQVLVRAIIGQGVEEEDRKHTWMEDAEACAAQGAYECARAVYAHALATFPSKKSIWLRAAYFEKNHGTRESLEALLQRAVAHCPKSEVLWLMGAKSKWMAGDVPAARGILSLAFQANPNSEEIWLAAVKLESENSEYERARRLLAKARASAPTPRVMMKSAKLEWALDNLEASLRLLEEAIKVFPEFAKLWLMKGQIEEQQGQADRAWETYNAGIKKCPTSVPLWRLLASLEERRGMLTKARSVLEKGRLRNPKCAQLWLEAVRVEFRAGLRDIANTLMAKALQECPNAGILWAEAIFLELRPQRKTKSVDALKKCEHDPHVLLAVSKLFWCERKIQKCREWFNRTVKIEPDLGDAWAYFYKFELLNGTEEQQEEVKKRCVAAEPHHGEHWCKVSKDIRNWRLNTDHILIMVAKDLPIPV; this is encoded by the coding sequence ATGGCCGTTCCGCCAGCAGCATTGGTGAATAGAAATAAGAAACATTTTATGGGAGTTCCTGCTCCATTAGGTTATGTTGCTGGTGTAGGTCGAGGTGCAACTGGATTCACAACTAGATCTGATATTGGTCCTGCTAGAGACGCTAACGATGTATCGGACGATAGACATGCTCCACCAAGTAAACGAAAGAAAGGACAtcagaaagaagaggaagaagatgacgaTGAGGATCTCAATGATTCCAACTATGACGAATTTTCAGGTTATGGAGGTTCACTGTTTAGCAAAGATCCATATGACAAGGATGACGAAGAAGCAGATGCAATCTATGAAGCCATTGATAAACGGATGGACGAGAAGAGAAAAGAGTATAGAGAAAAGAGACTAAAAGAGGAGTTGGAAAGATATCGACAGGAAAGACCAAAAATACAACAACAATTCAGTGATCTGAAGCGAGGACTAGTAACTGTGACGGAAGATGAATGGCGCAATGTACCAGAAGTGGGTGACGCGAGGAACCGCAAAGTGCGTAACCCGCGCTCTGAGAAGTTCACGCCGCTACCAGACTCTGTACTAGCTCGCAATCTGGGAGGTGAGACAGCAACAACCATCGATCCTGCAAGTGGTCTGGCGAGTGCTTTTCCTTCAGGCACAGCCACGGGTATGTTGACACCCACTGGAGATCTGGATCTGTGCAAGATTGGACAGGCTCGCAATACATTGATGAATGTCAAATTGAGCCAAGTGTCAGACTCAGTTGAAGGTCAGACAGTTGTGGATCCGAAGGGCTATTTAACTGACCTCCAGAGTATGATACCTACATATGGTGGAGACATTAACGACATTAAAAAAGCGCGCTTGCTTTTGAAATCTGTACGTGAAACAAATCCAAACCACCCACCTGCTTGGATCGCTTCTGCCAGACTAGAAGAGGTGACAGGAAAGGTACAGGCTGCAAGAAACCTCATAATGAAGGGCTGTGAGGTGAACCCGAAATCCGAGGACCTGTGGCTCGAGGCGGCCCGACTGCAGCCACCTGACACTGCCAGGGCAGTGATTGCACAAGCTGTTCGACACATCCCAACATCAGTCCGTATCTGGATTAAAGCAGCTGACCTGGAGCAGGAGACAAAGGCAAAGCGAAGGGTGTACCGCAAGGCTCTGGAGCACATCCCAAACTCAGTGCGTTTGTGGAAGGCAGCTGTTGAGCTAGAAGATCCAGAAGATGCGAGAATTCTTCTCAGTCGAGCTGTGGAATGCTGTCCCACCAGTGTCGACTTGTGGTTGGCCCTGGCAAGATTGGAGACTTATGAGAATGCCCGCAAGGTGCTGAACAAGGCCCGTGAGAACATCCCAACCGATCGTCAGATCTGGACAACAGCTGCAAAACTGGAGGAAGCGAATGGTAACAATCATATGGTGGACAAAATCATCGAGAGAGCTATTACTTCACTCACGTCAAATGGTGTGGAGATCAACCGTGAACATTGGTTCAAGGAAGCCATTGAGGCAGAGAAATCAGGCTCAGTACACTGTTGCCAGGTGCTGGTGCGTGCAATTATAGGCCAAGGAGTGGAAGAAGAGGACAGAAAGCACACTTGGATGGAAGATGCAGAGGCTTGTGCAGCACAAGGAGCATATGAATGTGCGCGAGCAGTATATGCCCACGCCCTCGCAACATTTCCGAGCAAGAAGTCAATCTGGTTACGAGCTGCATACTTCGAGAAGAACCATGGTACTCGTGAGTCCTTAGAAGCCCTGCTGCAGCGTGCTGTAGCCCATTGTCCCAAATCTGAAGTGCTATGGCTAATGGGAGCCAAGTCCAAGTGGATGGCTGGGGATGTGCCTGCTGCCCGTGGTATTCTGTCACTTGCATTTCAGGCTAATCCCAACTCGGAAGAGATCTGGCTTGCTGCTGTGAAGCTGGAATCTGAGAATTCAGAGTACGAACGTGCACGTCGTCTGCTGGCCAAGGCCCGTGCATCTGCCCCAACACCAAGAGTGATGATGAAGTCTGCAAAGTTGGAGTGGGCGCTGGATAACCTGGAAGCATCACTTCGGCTGTTGGAAGAGGCCATCAAAGTGTTCCCTGAGTTCGCAAAGTTGTGGCTGATGAAGGGACAGATTGAGGAGCAGCAAGGGCAAGCAGATCGCGCCTGGGAGACATATAATGCTGGTATCAAGAAATGTCCCACGTCTGTACCTTTGTGGCGTCTGCTGGCCTCACTCGAGGAGCGGCGTGGCATGCTTACAAAGGCACGCTCTGTGCTTGAGAAGGGGCGACTGCGGAATCCTAAATGCGCACAACTATGGTTAGAAGCTGTCAGGGTTGAATTCCGTGCAGGACTGCGGGACATAGCAAACACTCTAATGGCAAAGGCTCTACAGGAGTGTCCTAATGCAGGAATCTTATGGGCAGAAGCTATCTTCCTGGAGTTGCGGCCACAGCGCAAGACAAAAAGTGTGGATGCTTTGAAGAAGTGTGAGCATGACCCTCACGTGCTGCTTGCTGTGTCCAAATTGTTCTGGTGTGAACGCAAGATACAGAAGTGCAGGGAATGGTTCAACCGTACAGTGAAGATCGAGCCAGATCTGGGAGATGCCTGGGCTTATTTCTACAAGTTTGAACTTCTCAACGGTACTGAGGAGCAGCAGGAGGAGGTCAAGAAGCGGTGTGTTGCTGCAGAACCTCATCATGGCGAGCACTGGTGCAAAGTGTCAAAGGATATTCGTAACTGGCGACTCAATACAGATCACATCCTTATCATGGTGGCTAAAGATCTCCCCATTCCTGTGTAA